One window of the Haemorhous mexicanus isolate bHaeMex1 chromosome 15, bHaeMex1.pri, whole genome shotgun sequence genome contains the following:
- the HNRNPH1 gene encoding heterogeneous nuclear ribonucleoprotein H isoform X3, which yields MDPCHTEETEGEIPGLGFSDRSEQIVSRGVASAFEAATTEAETEQSLTPNVMLNTESSEGYVVKVRGLPWSCSTEEVQRFFSDCKILNGALGIRFIYTREGRPSGEAFAELESEEDVKLALKKDRETMGHRYVEVFKSNNVEMDWVLKHTGPNSPDTANDGFVRLRGLPFGCSKEEIVQFFSGLEIVPNGITLPVDFQGRSTGEAFVQFASQEIAEKALKKHKERIGHRYIEIFKSSRAEVRTHYDPPRKLLAMQRPGPYDRPGLTRGYNSLGRGSSLERMRRGAYGGGYGGYDDYNGYNDGYGFGSDRFGREWTLFSAGMSDHRYGDGSSTFQSTTGHCVHMRGLPYRATENDIYNFFSPLNPVRVHIEIGPDGRVTGEADVEFATHEDAVAAMSKDKANMQHRYVELFLNSTAGGTGGAYGSQMMGAMVKESEGVVQDWNTSTLPGMSLETPSLSLSMLNFPWCEQGSQSSYGAPGNQQLSGGYGGGYGGQSSMSGYDPGSQGAMNSSYYSSGNRASMGVNGMGGMSNMSNMSGGWGM from the exons GCTTCAGTGACCGAAGCGAGCAGATTGTTTCACGTGGGGTAGCGTCAGCCTTTGAAGCTG CAACCACAGaagcagagacagagcagagcctcaCCCCCAATGTGATGCTTAACACAGAGAGCAGCGAGGGATACGTGGTGAAAGTCCGGGGGCTGCCTTGGTCTTGCTCCACCGAGGAGGTGCAGAGGTTCTTCTCCG ATTGCAAAATTCTGAATGGGGCTTTGGGTATCCGTTTCATCTACACCAGGGAGGGCAGACCAAGTGGAGAAGCATTTGCTGAACTTGAGTCAGAGGAGGATGTGAAATTGGCCCtgaaaaaagacagagaaacaATGGGACACAGATACGTTGAAG TTTTCAAGTCAAACAACGTTGAAATGGATTGGGTTCTGAAGCATACTGGTCCCAACAGCCCTGATACAGCTAATGATGGTTTTGTACGTCTTAGAGGACTCCCATTTGGCTGTAGTAAAGAAGAAATTGTACAGTTTTTTTCAG GGTTGGAAATCGTGCCAAATGGGATAACATTGCCGGTGGACTTCCAGGGGAGGAGTACGGGGGAGGCCTTCGTGCAGTTTGCTTCACAGGAAATAGCTGAAAAGGCTCTAAAGAAACACAAGGAAAGAATAGGGCACAG GTACATTGAGATCTTCAAGAGTAGCCGAGCAGAGGTGCGCACTCACTACGACCCTCCCCGCAAGCTGTTGGCCATGCAGAGACCTGGTCCGTATGACAGGCCCGGCCTGACGCGCGGATACAACAGTCTGGGTAGAGGAAGTAGCTTGGAGAGAATGAGGCGTGGAGCCTACGGAGGAG GTTATGGAGGTTATGATGACTACAATGGGTATAATGATGGCTATGGGTTTGGTTCTGATAGATTTGGAAGAG AATGGACTCTTTTCTCCGCAGGGATGTCGGACCACAGGTACGGCGACGGATCGTCCACCTTCCAGAGCACGACTGGCCACTGCGTCCACATGCGAGGTCTGCCCTACAGAGCCACGGAGAATGACATCTACAAC TTCTTCTCACCTCTGAACCCTGTAAGAGTACACATTGAAATTGGACCAGATGGCAGAGTAACTGGAGAGGCAGACGTTGAATTTGCTACTCACGAGGACGCAGTGGCTGCTATGTCCAAAGACAAAGCAAATATGC AACACAGATACGTAGAACTCTTCCTGAATTCTACAGCAGGAGGAACTGGTGGTGCCTATGGCAGTCAGATGATGGGAGCAATGG TCAAGGAGTCGGAAGGGGTAGTCCAGGATTGGAACACTAGCACATTGCCAG GGATGTCTTTAGAAACCCCATCACTTTCCTTGAGCATGTTAAACTTCCCTTGGTGTGAGCAAG GGAGCCAGTCCAGTTACGGTGCTCCAGGCAACCAGCAGCTGAGTGGGGGTTATGGAGGAGGATATGGAGGTCAAAGCAGCATGAGTGGCTATG ACCCCGGGAGCCAGGGCGCCATGAACAGCAGCTACTACAGCAGTGGGAACCGCGCATCCATGGGAGTGAACGGCATGGGCGGCATGTCCAACATGTCCAACATGAGTGGTGGCTGGGGAATGTAA
- the HNRNPH1 gene encoding heterogeneous nuclear ribonucleoprotein H isoform X9, whose amino-acid sequence MDPCHTEETEGEIPGLGFSDRSEQIVSRGVASAFEAATTEAETEQSLTPNVMLNTESSEGYVVKVRGLPWSCSTEEVQRFFSDCKILNGALGIRFIYTREGRPSGEAFAELESEEDVKLALKKDRETMGHRYVEVFKSNNVEMDWVLKHTGPNSPDTANDGFVRLRGLPFGCSKEEIVQFFSGLEIVPNGITLPVDFQGRSTGEAFVQFASQEIAEKALKKHKERIGHRYIEIFKSSRAEVRTHYDPPRKLLAMQRPGPYDRPGLTRGYNSLGRGSSLERMRRGAYGGGYGGYDDYNGYNDGYGFGSDRFGREWTLFSAGMSDHRYGDGSSTFQSTTGHCVHMRGLPYRATENDIYNFFSPLNPVRVHIEIGPDGRVTGEADVEFATHEDAVAAMSKDKANMQHRYVELFLNSTAGGTGGAYGSQMMGAMVKESEGVVQDWNTSTLPGSQSSYGAPGNQQLSGGYGGGYGGQSSMSGYALGTVDGIYEVAQQGQALGQGCFESA is encoded by the exons GCTTCAGTGACCGAAGCGAGCAGATTGTTTCACGTGGGGTAGCGTCAGCCTTTGAAGCTG CAACCACAGaagcagagacagagcagagcctcaCCCCCAATGTGATGCTTAACACAGAGAGCAGCGAGGGATACGTGGTGAAAGTCCGGGGGCTGCCTTGGTCTTGCTCCACCGAGGAGGTGCAGAGGTTCTTCTCCG ATTGCAAAATTCTGAATGGGGCTTTGGGTATCCGTTTCATCTACACCAGGGAGGGCAGACCAAGTGGAGAAGCATTTGCTGAACTTGAGTCAGAGGAGGATGTGAAATTGGCCCtgaaaaaagacagagaaacaATGGGACACAGATACGTTGAAG TTTTCAAGTCAAACAACGTTGAAATGGATTGGGTTCTGAAGCATACTGGTCCCAACAGCCCTGATACAGCTAATGATGGTTTTGTACGTCTTAGAGGACTCCCATTTGGCTGTAGTAAAGAAGAAATTGTACAGTTTTTTTCAG GGTTGGAAATCGTGCCAAATGGGATAACATTGCCGGTGGACTTCCAGGGGAGGAGTACGGGGGAGGCCTTCGTGCAGTTTGCTTCACAGGAAATAGCTGAAAAGGCTCTAAAGAAACACAAGGAAAGAATAGGGCACAG GTACATTGAGATCTTCAAGAGTAGCCGAGCAGAGGTGCGCACTCACTACGACCCTCCCCGCAAGCTGTTGGCCATGCAGAGACCTGGTCCGTATGACAGGCCCGGCCTGACGCGCGGATACAACAGTCTGGGTAGAGGAAGTAGCTTGGAGAGAATGAGGCGTGGAGCCTACGGAGGAG GTTATGGAGGTTATGATGACTACAATGGGTATAATGATGGCTATGGGTTTGGTTCTGATAGATTTGGAAGAG AATGGACTCTTTTCTCCGCAGGGATGTCGGACCACAGGTACGGCGACGGATCGTCCACCTTCCAGAGCACGACTGGCCACTGCGTCCACATGCGAGGTCTGCCCTACAGAGCCACGGAGAATGACATCTACAAC TTCTTCTCACCTCTGAACCCTGTAAGAGTACACATTGAAATTGGACCAGATGGCAGAGTAACTGGAGAGGCAGACGTTGAATTTGCTACTCACGAGGACGCAGTGGCTGCTATGTCCAAAGACAAAGCAAATATGC AACACAGATACGTAGAACTCTTCCTGAATTCTACAGCAGGAGGAACTGGTGGTGCCTATGGCAGTCAGATGATGGGAGCAATGG TCAAGGAGTCGGAAGGGGTAGTCCAGGATTGGAACACTAGCACATTGCCAG GGAGCCAGTCCAGTTACGGTGCTCCAGGCAACCAGCAGCTGAGTGGGGGTTATGGAGGAGGATATGGAGGTCAAAGCAGCATGAGTGGCTATG CATTGGGCACGGTAGACGGTATTTACGAGGTGGCCCAGCAAGGACAGGCGTTGGGGCAAGGATGCTTCGAGTCGGCCTGA
- the HNRNPH1 gene encoding heterogeneous nuclear ribonucleoprotein H isoform X1, translating to MDPCHTEETEGEIPGLGFSDRSEQIVSRGVASAFEAATTEAETEQSLTPNVMLNTESSEGYVVKVRGLPWSCSTEEVQRFFSDCKILNGALGIRFIYTREGRPSGEAFAELESEEDVKLALKKDRETMGHRYVEVFKSNNVEMDWVLKHTGPNSPDTANDGFVRLRGLPFGCSKEEIVQFFSGLEIVPNGITLPVDFQGRSTGEAFVQFASQEIAEKALKKHKERIGHRYIEIFKSSRAEVRTHYDPPRKLLAMQRPGPYDRPGLTRGYNSLGRGSSLERMRRGAYGGGYGGYDDYNGYNDGYGFGSDRFGREWTLFSAGMSDHRYGDGSSTFQSTTGHCVHMRGLPYRATENDIYNFFSPLNPVRVHIEIGPDGRVTGEADVEFATHEDAVAAMSKDKANMQHRYVELFLNSTAGGTGGAYGSQMMGAMVKESEGVVQDWNTSTLPAQVLNACCCYASKTDTLLTPSWAGFGDEGSQSSYGAPGNQQLSGGYGGGYGGQSSMSGYDPGSQGAMNSSYYSSGNRASMGVNGMGGMSNMSNMSGGWGM from the exons GCTTCAGTGACCGAAGCGAGCAGATTGTTTCACGTGGGGTAGCGTCAGCCTTTGAAGCTG CAACCACAGaagcagagacagagcagagcctcaCCCCCAATGTGATGCTTAACACAGAGAGCAGCGAGGGATACGTGGTGAAAGTCCGGGGGCTGCCTTGGTCTTGCTCCACCGAGGAGGTGCAGAGGTTCTTCTCCG ATTGCAAAATTCTGAATGGGGCTTTGGGTATCCGTTTCATCTACACCAGGGAGGGCAGACCAAGTGGAGAAGCATTTGCTGAACTTGAGTCAGAGGAGGATGTGAAATTGGCCCtgaaaaaagacagagaaacaATGGGACACAGATACGTTGAAG TTTTCAAGTCAAACAACGTTGAAATGGATTGGGTTCTGAAGCATACTGGTCCCAACAGCCCTGATACAGCTAATGATGGTTTTGTACGTCTTAGAGGACTCCCATTTGGCTGTAGTAAAGAAGAAATTGTACAGTTTTTTTCAG GGTTGGAAATCGTGCCAAATGGGATAACATTGCCGGTGGACTTCCAGGGGAGGAGTACGGGGGAGGCCTTCGTGCAGTTTGCTTCACAGGAAATAGCTGAAAAGGCTCTAAAGAAACACAAGGAAAGAATAGGGCACAG GTACATTGAGATCTTCAAGAGTAGCCGAGCAGAGGTGCGCACTCACTACGACCCTCCCCGCAAGCTGTTGGCCATGCAGAGACCTGGTCCGTATGACAGGCCCGGCCTGACGCGCGGATACAACAGTCTGGGTAGAGGAAGTAGCTTGGAGAGAATGAGGCGTGGAGCCTACGGAGGAG GTTATGGAGGTTATGATGACTACAATGGGTATAATGATGGCTATGGGTTTGGTTCTGATAGATTTGGAAGAG AATGGACTCTTTTCTCCGCAGGGATGTCGGACCACAGGTACGGCGACGGATCGTCCACCTTCCAGAGCACGACTGGCCACTGCGTCCACATGCGAGGTCTGCCCTACAGAGCCACGGAGAATGACATCTACAAC TTCTTCTCACCTCTGAACCCTGTAAGAGTACACATTGAAATTGGACCAGATGGCAGAGTAACTGGAGAGGCAGACGTTGAATTTGCTACTCACGAGGACGCAGTGGCTGCTATGTCCAAAGACAAAGCAAATATGC AACACAGATACGTAGAACTCTTCCTGAATTCTACAGCAGGAGGAACTGGTGGTGCCTATGGCAGTCAGATGATGGGAGCAATGG TCAAGGAGTCGGAAGGGGTAGTCCAGGATTGGAACACTAGCACATTGCCAG CACAAGTCTTAAATGCCTGTTGCTGTTATGCCTCTAAGACAGATACCCTCCTgacacccagctgggctggtttCGGAGATGAAG GGAGCCAGTCCAGTTACGGTGCTCCAGGCAACCAGCAGCTGAGTGGGGGTTATGGAGGAGGATATGGAGGTCAAAGCAGCATGAGTGGCTATG ACCCCGGGAGCCAGGGCGCCATGAACAGCAGCTACTACAGCAGTGGGAACCGCGCATCCATGGGAGTGAACGGCATGGGCGGCATGTCCAACATGTCCAACATGAGTGGTGGCTGGGGAATGTAA
- the HNRNPH1 gene encoding heterogeneous nuclear ribonucleoprotein H isoform X4, giving the protein MDPCHTEETEGEIPGLGFSDRSEQIVSRGVASAFEAATTEAETEQSLTPNVMLNTESSEGYVVKVRGLPWSCSTEEVQRFFSDCKILNGALGIRFIYTREGRPSGEAFAELESEEDVKLALKKDRETMGHRYVEVFKSNNVEMDWVLKHTGPNSPDTANDGFVRLRGLPFGCSKEEIVQFFSGLEIVPNGITLPVDFQGRSTGEAFVQFASQEIAEKALKKHKERIGHRYIEIFKSSRAEVRTHYDPPRKLLAMQRPGPYDRPGLTRGYNSLGRGSSLERMRRGAYGGGYGGYDDYNGYNDGYGFGSDRFGREWTLFSAGMSDHRYGDGSSTFQSTTGHCVHMRGLPYRATENDIYNFFSPLNPVRVHIEIGPDGRVTGEADVEFATHEDAVAAMSKDKANMQHRYVELFLNSTAGGTGGAYGSQMMGAMVKESEGVVQDWNTSTLPAQVLNACCCYASKTDTLLTPSWAGFGDEGSQSSYGAPGNQQLSGGYGGGYGGQSSMSGYALGTVDGIYEVAQQGQALGQGCFESA; this is encoded by the exons GCTTCAGTGACCGAAGCGAGCAGATTGTTTCACGTGGGGTAGCGTCAGCCTTTGAAGCTG CAACCACAGaagcagagacagagcagagcctcaCCCCCAATGTGATGCTTAACACAGAGAGCAGCGAGGGATACGTGGTGAAAGTCCGGGGGCTGCCTTGGTCTTGCTCCACCGAGGAGGTGCAGAGGTTCTTCTCCG ATTGCAAAATTCTGAATGGGGCTTTGGGTATCCGTTTCATCTACACCAGGGAGGGCAGACCAAGTGGAGAAGCATTTGCTGAACTTGAGTCAGAGGAGGATGTGAAATTGGCCCtgaaaaaagacagagaaacaATGGGACACAGATACGTTGAAG TTTTCAAGTCAAACAACGTTGAAATGGATTGGGTTCTGAAGCATACTGGTCCCAACAGCCCTGATACAGCTAATGATGGTTTTGTACGTCTTAGAGGACTCCCATTTGGCTGTAGTAAAGAAGAAATTGTACAGTTTTTTTCAG GGTTGGAAATCGTGCCAAATGGGATAACATTGCCGGTGGACTTCCAGGGGAGGAGTACGGGGGAGGCCTTCGTGCAGTTTGCTTCACAGGAAATAGCTGAAAAGGCTCTAAAGAAACACAAGGAAAGAATAGGGCACAG GTACATTGAGATCTTCAAGAGTAGCCGAGCAGAGGTGCGCACTCACTACGACCCTCCCCGCAAGCTGTTGGCCATGCAGAGACCTGGTCCGTATGACAGGCCCGGCCTGACGCGCGGATACAACAGTCTGGGTAGAGGAAGTAGCTTGGAGAGAATGAGGCGTGGAGCCTACGGAGGAG GTTATGGAGGTTATGATGACTACAATGGGTATAATGATGGCTATGGGTTTGGTTCTGATAGATTTGGAAGAG AATGGACTCTTTTCTCCGCAGGGATGTCGGACCACAGGTACGGCGACGGATCGTCCACCTTCCAGAGCACGACTGGCCACTGCGTCCACATGCGAGGTCTGCCCTACAGAGCCACGGAGAATGACATCTACAAC TTCTTCTCACCTCTGAACCCTGTAAGAGTACACATTGAAATTGGACCAGATGGCAGAGTAACTGGAGAGGCAGACGTTGAATTTGCTACTCACGAGGACGCAGTGGCTGCTATGTCCAAAGACAAAGCAAATATGC AACACAGATACGTAGAACTCTTCCTGAATTCTACAGCAGGAGGAACTGGTGGTGCCTATGGCAGTCAGATGATGGGAGCAATGG TCAAGGAGTCGGAAGGGGTAGTCCAGGATTGGAACACTAGCACATTGCCAG CACAAGTCTTAAATGCCTGTTGCTGTTATGCCTCTAAGACAGATACCCTCCTgacacccagctgggctggtttCGGAGATGAAG GGAGCCAGTCCAGTTACGGTGCTCCAGGCAACCAGCAGCTGAGTGGGGGTTATGGAGGAGGATATGGAGGTCAAAGCAGCATGAGTGGCTATG CATTGGGCACGGTAGACGGTATTTACGAGGTGGCCCAGCAAGGACAGGCGTTGGGGCAAGGATGCTTCGAGTCGGCCTGA
- the HNRNPH1 gene encoding heterogeneous nuclear ribonucleoprotein H isoform X2 — protein sequence MDPCHTEETEGEIPGLGFSDRSEQIVSRGVASAFEAATTEAETEQSLTPNVMLNTESSEGYVVKVRGLPWSCSTEEVQRFFSDCKILNGALGIRFIYTREGRPSGEAFAELESEEDVKLALKKDRETMGHRYVEVFKSNNVEMDWVLKHTGPNSPDTANDGFVRLRGLPFGCSKEEIVQFFSGLEIVPNGITLPVDFQGRSTGEAFVQFASQEIAEKALKKHKERIGHRYIEIFKSSRAEVRTHYDPPRKLLAMQRPGPYDRPGLTRGYNSLGRGSSLERMRRGAYGGGYGGYDDYNGYNDGYGFGSDRFGRGMSDHRYGDGSSTFQSTTGHCVHMRGLPYRATENDIYNFFSPLNPVRVHIEIGPDGRVTGEADVEFATHEDAVAAMSKDKANMQHRYVELFLNSTAGGTGGAYGSQMMGAMVKESEGVVQDWNTSTLPAQVLNACCCYASKTDTLLTPSWAGFGDEGSQSSYGAPGNQQLSGGYGGGYGGQSSMSGYDPGSQGAMNSSYYSSGNRASMGVNGMGGMSNMSNMSGGWGM from the exons GCTTCAGTGACCGAAGCGAGCAGATTGTTTCACGTGGGGTAGCGTCAGCCTTTGAAGCTG CAACCACAGaagcagagacagagcagagcctcaCCCCCAATGTGATGCTTAACACAGAGAGCAGCGAGGGATACGTGGTGAAAGTCCGGGGGCTGCCTTGGTCTTGCTCCACCGAGGAGGTGCAGAGGTTCTTCTCCG ATTGCAAAATTCTGAATGGGGCTTTGGGTATCCGTTTCATCTACACCAGGGAGGGCAGACCAAGTGGAGAAGCATTTGCTGAACTTGAGTCAGAGGAGGATGTGAAATTGGCCCtgaaaaaagacagagaaacaATGGGACACAGATACGTTGAAG TTTTCAAGTCAAACAACGTTGAAATGGATTGGGTTCTGAAGCATACTGGTCCCAACAGCCCTGATACAGCTAATGATGGTTTTGTACGTCTTAGAGGACTCCCATTTGGCTGTAGTAAAGAAGAAATTGTACAGTTTTTTTCAG GGTTGGAAATCGTGCCAAATGGGATAACATTGCCGGTGGACTTCCAGGGGAGGAGTACGGGGGAGGCCTTCGTGCAGTTTGCTTCACAGGAAATAGCTGAAAAGGCTCTAAAGAAACACAAGGAAAGAATAGGGCACAG GTACATTGAGATCTTCAAGAGTAGCCGAGCAGAGGTGCGCACTCACTACGACCCTCCCCGCAAGCTGTTGGCCATGCAGAGACCTGGTCCGTATGACAGGCCCGGCCTGACGCGCGGATACAACAGTCTGGGTAGAGGAAGTAGCTTGGAGAGAATGAGGCGTGGAGCCTACGGAGGAG GTTATGGAGGTTATGATGACTACAATGGGTATAATGATGGCTATGGGTTTGGTTCTGATAGATTTGGAAGAG GGATGTCGGACCACAGGTACGGCGACGGATCGTCCACCTTCCAGAGCACGACTGGCCACTGCGTCCACATGCGAGGTCTGCCCTACAGAGCCACGGAGAATGACATCTACAAC TTCTTCTCACCTCTGAACCCTGTAAGAGTACACATTGAAATTGGACCAGATGGCAGAGTAACTGGAGAGGCAGACGTTGAATTTGCTACTCACGAGGACGCAGTGGCTGCTATGTCCAAAGACAAAGCAAATATGC AACACAGATACGTAGAACTCTTCCTGAATTCTACAGCAGGAGGAACTGGTGGTGCCTATGGCAGTCAGATGATGGGAGCAATGG TCAAGGAGTCGGAAGGGGTAGTCCAGGATTGGAACACTAGCACATTGCCAG CACAAGTCTTAAATGCCTGTTGCTGTTATGCCTCTAAGACAGATACCCTCCTgacacccagctgggctggtttCGGAGATGAAG GGAGCCAGTCCAGTTACGGTGCTCCAGGCAACCAGCAGCTGAGTGGGGGTTATGGAGGAGGATATGGAGGTCAAAGCAGCATGAGTGGCTATG ACCCCGGGAGCCAGGGCGCCATGAACAGCAGCTACTACAGCAGTGGGAACCGCGCATCCATGGGAGTGAACGGCATGGGCGGCATGTCCAACATGTCCAACATGAGTGGTGGCTGGGGAATGTAA
- the HNRNPH1 gene encoding heterogeneous nuclear ribonucleoprotein H isoform X6, whose translation MDPCHTEETEGEIPGLGFSDRSEQIVSRGVASAFEAATTEAETEQSLTPNVMLNTESSEGYVVKVRGLPWSCSTEEVQRFFSDCKILNGALGIRFIYTREGRPSGEAFAELESEEDVKLALKKDRETMGHRYVEVFKSNNVEMDWVLKHTGPNSPDTANDGFVRLRGLPFGCSKEEIVQFFSGLEIVPNGITLPVDFQGRSTGEAFVQFASQEIAEKALKKHKERIGHRYIEIFKSSRAEVRTHYDPPRKLLAMQRPGPYDRPGLTRGYNSLGRGSSLERMRRGAYGGGYGGYDDYNGYNDGYGFGSDRFGREWTLFSAGMSDHRYGDGSSTFQSTTGHCVHMRGLPYRATENDIYNFFSPLNPVRVHIEIGPDGRVTGEADVEFATHEDAVAAMSKDKANMQHRYVELFLNSTAGGTGGAYGSQMMGAMVKESEGVVQDWNTSTLPGMSLETPSLSLSMLNFPWCEQGSQSSYGAPGNQQLSGGYGGGYGGQSSMSGYALGTVDGIYEVAQQGQALGQGCFESA comes from the exons GCTTCAGTGACCGAAGCGAGCAGATTGTTTCACGTGGGGTAGCGTCAGCCTTTGAAGCTG CAACCACAGaagcagagacagagcagagcctcaCCCCCAATGTGATGCTTAACACAGAGAGCAGCGAGGGATACGTGGTGAAAGTCCGGGGGCTGCCTTGGTCTTGCTCCACCGAGGAGGTGCAGAGGTTCTTCTCCG ATTGCAAAATTCTGAATGGGGCTTTGGGTATCCGTTTCATCTACACCAGGGAGGGCAGACCAAGTGGAGAAGCATTTGCTGAACTTGAGTCAGAGGAGGATGTGAAATTGGCCCtgaaaaaagacagagaaacaATGGGACACAGATACGTTGAAG TTTTCAAGTCAAACAACGTTGAAATGGATTGGGTTCTGAAGCATACTGGTCCCAACAGCCCTGATACAGCTAATGATGGTTTTGTACGTCTTAGAGGACTCCCATTTGGCTGTAGTAAAGAAGAAATTGTACAGTTTTTTTCAG GGTTGGAAATCGTGCCAAATGGGATAACATTGCCGGTGGACTTCCAGGGGAGGAGTACGGGGGAGGCCTTCGTGCAGTTTGCTTCACAGGAAATAGCTGAAAAGGCTCTAAAGAAACACAAGGAAAGAATAGGGCACAG GTACATTGAGATCTTCAAGAGTAGCCGAGCAGAGGTGCGCACTCACTACGACCCTCCCCGCAAGCTGTTGGCCATGCAGAGACCTGGTCCGTATGACAGGCCCGGCCTGACGCGCGGATACAACAGTCTGGGTAGAGGAAGTAGCTTGGAGAGAATGAGGCGTGGAGCCTACGGAGGAG GTTATGGAGGTTATGATGACTACAATGGGTATAATGATGGCTATGGGTTTGGTTCTGATAGATTTGGAAGAG AATGGACTCTTTTCTCCGCAGGGATGTCGGACCACAGGTACGGCGACGGATCGTCCACCTTCCAGAGCACGACTGGCCACTGCGTCCACATGCGAGGTCTGCCCTACAGAGCCACGGAGAATGACATCTACAAC TTCTTCTCACCTCTGAACCCTGTAAGAGTACACATTGAAATTGGACCAGATGGCAGAGTAACTGGAGAGGCAGACGTTGAATTTGCTACTCACGAGGACGCAGTGGCTGCTATGTCCAAAGACAAAGCAAATATGC AACACAGATACGTAGAACTCTTCCTGAATTCTACAGCAGGAGGAACTGGTGGTGCCTATGGCAGTCAGATGATGGGAGCAATGG TCAAGGAGTCGGAAGGGGTAGTCCAGGATTGGAACACTAGCACATTGCCAG GGATGTCTTTAGAAACCCCATCACTTTCCTTGAGCATGTTAAACTTCCCTTGGTGTGAGCAAG GGAGCCAGTCCAGTTACGGTGCTCCAGGCAACCAGCAGCTGAGTGGGGGTTATGGAGGAGGATATGGAGGTCAAAGCAGCATGAGTGGCTATG CATTGGGCACGGTAGACGGTATTTACGAGGTGGCCCAGCAAGGACAGGCGTTGGGGCAAGGATGCTTCGAGTCGGCCTGA